AACGGATCGTGCATGTTAGCGGTCCGATGTCGAGGGATATCAATCGGCTATGTAAGAAGGTAGGTTATGAGCGGGCAGTGAAGGAAGCTGGACTTCCTCTGTTTGAAGAATTTTTCATTGAAACGGATAATACGTATGATGATGCTTATGAAAAGTGGAAACTAATACGTAATCTTGAAGAGAAGCCGACCGCCATTTTTGCCGGCAATGATGAAATTGCTGTAGGTGTCTTAAATGGAATCAGGGATGATGGATTTTCGGTACCTGATGATTACGAAGTGATCTGTTTCCAGCATTCTTTGCTTTCGAGGGCAGTAAGGCCGCAATTAACTGCCATCATTGTCCCGTTATATGACTTGGGTGCAGTTTCGATGAGATTATTGACGAAACTGATGAACGGCGAGGAAGTCGATGATGTGAATGTCATCTTGCCGTACCATAAGGAAGAACGCCAGTCGACGAAATGATAAGCTGTTCCGGAGGGAAATTCCGGAACAGTTTTTTTCATTGGAAGGCTCAATTATTCGCTAAGCTCAAATCTCCTCACCTTGTCATGTTATGATCGTTGACTCCTCACCATATGTAATGCACGTTCAAGCATCTGAGCATTTTTCTCTGTTATTTCCGCCTTGCGAGGAATCGGCTCATACAACGGATTCGGATCCTGCCACGTTTCAATGAAAGGTACAGGGGATTCGTCCTGCCAAGCATTAAGCCATGCTTCAGGCAATTTACCCGTAGGAGCCGGCAGCTGTTTCATTGCTAGCCAAACATGAGCCCATGCCCTCGGGACGACCCGCCATATGTCATAGCCTCCACCGCCTACGGCAATCCATCTTCCGTCACAATAACGATCTGCGATTTCACGTGCAATGCGAGGTATTTCTTCATAAATTTTCATCGTTCCGTATAAATGGGTAAGGGGATCAAAATAATGAGCATCCGCTCCGTTTTGGGTCAAGATGACATCCGGCTTGAAAAAAGCGGCGACTTCCTCGATAGCCGTCTTGTAAATCTCAAGAAATGACTCGTCCTCCGTGAACGCATCAATTGGAAAATTAAATGAAGTCCCGTAGCCATCGCCATTTCCGCGTTCAGTAATAGCACCAGTCCCGGGAAAAAGGTATCGTCCTGTTTCATGTATGGAAAGCGTGCAGACATCCGGATCATCATAAAACGTCCATTGCACTCCATCGCCATGATGCGCGTCCGTGTCGATATACAGCACACGTGCACCGTATTTTTTTTGAATATATTTGATGGCGACTGAGCTGTCGTTATAGACGCAGAAGCCCGATGCTTTGCCCTGGAAGCCATGGTGGAGTCCGCCTCCTAAGTTCAAAGCGTATTTCGCTCTTCCTTCCATTACCTCATCGACTGCGGTCAACGTCCCCCCGACAAGCATCGCACTCGCTTCGTGCATGTTTGGGAATATTGGGGTGTCTTCGGTTCCGATGCCATATACGGAGCCGACTTCATCGCTTACGAGCCCCCGGCCAGCCCGTTTCACAATATCGATGAACTTCGAATCATGAACCAATAATAATTCCTCGTCGGTTGCAACCCTCGGAACAATTATTTCATCATCGGATATGGCATTACATTTCCTCAATAGATCCAACGTCAATACAATCCTCTTTTGATTGAATGGGTGAGTGTCCGAAAATGAATAGCCAAGTTGTTCTTCGGAATAAATGAATATAGCGTCTTTCATCATAGGTCAATGCCAGGTACATTCGGCCATAGAACTTCAAATCCATTAGCACGCAAACCATTTATGACAGTTAGCGGATTCATAGTCTTAACGCGAATGACAAGTATTTTATTATCTTCATTTTCCTTATCGGGATATACGAGAACACTTAGCACATTCAATCTATGTTGATGGAACACTTTTGAAACTTCAAAGAGGATGCCGGGTATATTCGGTACACGGACTTCGATCTGTGAGCCCGGCTGGTGAACTCCAGTCAATTCGATATACTTATACAGCAGATCCGTCTCTGTTATGATGCCGACAAGCTTTCCGCCCGAGACGATCGGAAGGCAGCCGATTTGGTTATCGTAAAAAATAATCGCCGCCTCTTCTACGAAATCCATCGGGTGTCCACTGATCGGATTTTTCGTCATGATTTCAGACAATGGAATGTTGTAAACGCTTGCATCACGAGAGTCGGAATACAGGGAAGGGACGACCTCTTTCAAATCACGGTCCGTTACGATGCCGACCAGCCCTTTATCATCCGAGACGATCGGAAGATGCCGGATTTTCTTTTTCTGCATGATTGTCAAAGCATCGCTAACGGTATGTTCAGGTGAAAGGGAGGAGACATCCCTTTTCATAATCTCTTCAATTAACACTAGAATAACCTCCCATCAATACATGAATCTATTCATGAAGCGAAGACTGTCGAACTGTTGAATCGATTCCTGATCCACCCTTTTGCCGATTCTTGCCATAAGGCAGTTCGCGGGATGTGAGCTGATTTCAGGGTCATCGGTCGCATAATATTCCAACCCGCCCGCATTCATCATCTTCTCCATCACTTTCCTGTATTCCCATACATTCAGTTTTGTCCCTTTTAAATCCCAGTGCCAATAGTATTCGGTTGTTAGAATAATATAGTCCTCCATTGCATCATCCATCATGGACACTTCGAGCAGCGCTTTTCCGACTCCGCCGCCCCTGTATTTCGGAATTACTTCAATGGCTCCCAATTCAATTAGATTTTCCATCTTGCCTTTCGACCATCTTTCCAGCGGATCGGGATACAAATATGTTGCATACCCGACGATTTGGTTCATATCACGGACGATGATGATTCGTCCTTCCGGGAGATCGGCGATTTCAATAAGTGCCTTGTGTTGCTGTTCAGGCGGTCTGAAGGATATCAAATGTTCATGGAATTCTAGGTTTGCCAATTCATTGCCGGGAATCGGGCCTTCAATGATCAAGTCGCCATTCTTATGTTTGACTTCCATCGCGTTATACGTTTTCCTATGTTCCAACCTACTCACCGTCCTACAATTAAATAGACCTTATTCACAGTATACAACAATTATCTCCAAGGCAAATAGCTTCTTGATAACAAATTAAACAACAATACTAAAAATATTAATTTATTAGCAAATAAAGAAATAATAATGTAGAATAATAGAGGTAAATGTTTGACGAAAGGGTGATAGGAATGGAAATCAATAACTTACCTGTAATGCAGGGGGATTATCAATTACAGGATTATGACCAAACAGCGAGGGATTTTAAATGGTCTGACGCAGAGAAGGAATTCAGCTGGCATGAAACCGGACTCATCAACATTGCGCACGAGGCTGTAGATCGTCATGCGAATTCCTATCGGAAAAACAAAGTGGCGCTCTTTTACAAAGATGCGTCGCGCAAAGAAGCATATACGTATAACGAACTGAAACGAATGTCCAATAAAGCTGCAAATGTACTGACGAACCATTCAACGTTAGAAAAAGGGGATCGGATATTCGTTTTTATGCCCCGTTCTCCTGAGTTGTATCTTGCAATACTGGGAGCATTGAAAATGGGGACGATTGTCGGGCCTCTCTTCGAAGCATTTATGGAAGGTGCGGTCTATGATAGGCTCTCCGACAGCGAAGCGAAAGCGATTGTTACGACTCCTGACTTGTTGGATAGGATCCCTGTAGACAAATTGCCTCATTTAAAAACAATCTTTTTAGTTGGCGGAAATATTGAAGAAGATGATAAGCATATAGATTTTAACAAACATTTGAAGAATGCGTCTTCCCACTTTAAAGTAGAGTGGCTGGATAAGGAGTCTCCGACGCTGCTCCATTATACGTCAGGCTCCACTGGTAAACCGAAAGGCGTTTTGCATGTGCAAGAAGCGATGGTGCAGCAGTTGCAGACGGCACGCTGGGTATTGGATTTGAAAGATGAGGATGTTTTTTGGTGTACCGCAGATCCGGGTTGGGTTACTGGGACAGCGTACGGGATCTTCGGACCGATGCTGGCCGGTGCGACATCACTGATCGTCGGCGGAAGATTTTCTACGGATAGCTGGTACGAATCCATTCAAGAGTACGGCGTAACGGTATGGTATAGTGCGCCGACTGCGTTCCGGATGTTAATGGGCGCGGGTGCAGGACCGTTGGAGAAATACGATCTTTCATCATTGCGCCATATTCTCTCAGTCGGGGAACCGTTGAACCCTGAAGTCATCCGTTGGGGGATGGAAGTGTTCAAGCTGCGGATCCACGACACTTGGTGGATGACGGAAACAGGGGCCCAAACAATCTGCAACTTCGGCTCGTTGCCGATTAAAATGGGGTCAATGGGGAAAGCCGTTCCGGGAATTGAAGCGGCGATTGTCGACGACCGGGGGCAAGTATTGCCGCCGAATCGAATGGGTAATTTGGCGATTAAAAAAGGTTGGCCAGCAATGATGCGTCAAATTTGGAATAACCCTGAGAAGTATGATTCCTATTTCTTGAATGATGAATGGTATGTTTCCGGGGATTCTGCCTATATGGACGAGGACGGTTATTTCTTCTTCCAAGGACGGGTCGATGATGTCATCATGACGAGCGGCGAACGAGTAGGACCATTCGAAGTGGAGAGCAAGCTCCTTGAGCATCCGGCGATTGTCGAGGCGGGAGTCATCGGGAAGCCCGATCCGGTCCGTGGTGAAATCATTAAGGCCTTCGTTGCCCTCCATGAAGGATATAAACCTTCCGAGGAATTGGAGAATGACATCAAGCAATTCGTCAAAAAGGAACTTGCCGCGCACGCTGCACCAAGGGAAATTGAATTTAAGGATAAGCTTCCGAAGACGAGAAGCGGAAAAATCATGCGCCGCGTGTTGAAGGCATGGGAACTGAATTTGCCGACAGGCGACTTATCGACGATGGAAGACTGATCATATATAAGGAAAGGGACTCCCGATTTTTTGGGAGTCCCTTTCCTATCTACATGTTAATTTTCATCATCATCATCGCCATCTGAAGGAGGTTTATTGCCTCCTCCGTTGTTGTTGCCGTTTCCGTTGTTTCCATTATTGCCATTTCCGTTTCCATTGTTACCAGTACCAGTACTTCCATCATCATTCCCACTGCCTTCATTGCCGTTTCCGTCATCTCCGCCATTGCCTTCATTCCCTGGAGGTATCGCGGGAGGTGTTTTCCCGTCATCCGGGGTTTCCGTAGTAGGTGGTGGCTCCGGGCTATCTACAATAACGATATTGGAGCCCCCTGATAACAGTCCGGTAATATCAACGGCTCTGACGTAATAATCCCCCGGGCCGACAGCGATCGAATTGGCGGATCCATCTCTGACGGTCGCAATGCGTTCATTGTTCCGGTACACATAATAACCGATCACGTCGTTTGAAGGGGACTCCGACCAAACCAACGTCGATCCATTAAGCGATGCGCTGACTCCTGCCGGTGCCGAATCATCGGCGTTAAAGGAAGCGCCAGATACAACGCCTGAAGCAAACACTGACATGGATGGGAACAGCTTCGAAGCATCTCCACCCCATGGTCCAAGCATGCGGTCAATGAATGCCTGGTTGACTCCTGTTCCGCCTGAGACGATAAATTCGGCAGGTGTAGAAGGTAGTGCCATGTAACGGCTGCCTTTGACGGAGACATAGGATGCATTGATAATGCTGTCATCGGGTTCTGTCGGAAGCATCGCTTTTGAATTGAACAAGTCTGATCTGACTAATCCAGCAGTTGTACATGCAGCTGATGGCGCCAGTCCGGAAATACCGCAGAAAGGTTTGGATACTACGCCTTCCGGTTGTTTGAAAGTGCTGCCTGCACCAATAATATCAGGTTTCAATTCATTCACTTTATTCATCATTCTGCCAAAGAGCATTGTCGTCCGTGTCGTCGGATGCATCGCACCGGACTTTCTGGTGTACAACTTGCGCTTTTGATCCTTATAGCCGAACCAGAGGCCCATCGAGACATTCGGATTGTACCCGACCAGCCAAGCGTCGCCGTATCCGTTCGTCGTCCCGGTTTTTGCTGCCAGGTCGGTTTTGAAATTCATGAATCCAGGCAATTGCTGTCCTGTGCCGCCAGGTTTTATAACATCTCTGAGCATATCTGTTACGATATATGATGTTTCAGGGCTAAACACGTCAACAGGTTCCGTCTTGTGTTCATACACGACATTTCCAGACATGTCTTCGATACGTTCTATGATGTAAGACTGGATGAACTTGCCGCCATTCGCGAAAGTGGCGAATGCGTTTGTATTCTCTTCAACGCTGACTCCTACATCCATTCCACCATATGAAACGGATAGATGGACGTGATCCCCCTCCGTGAGTTTGGTGAAGTTCATCTTCTCTAAAAACTCCGCTGGTCGTCGATCGACGATGTCCTTGTAAAGCCTTGCTGTCGGTAAGTTGAGGGATTCAGCTAATGCCTGTCTGGCTGGGATAATTCCATTTTCCACGTTAGCATTATAGTTCGTCGGTGCCCATGTTTTTCCGTTGTCCGGCACTTCGAATTTCACGTCGACGACAGGGCTTCCTGCGCCGATGACCCCATATTCAATTGCCGGAGCATAGACGAGAAGCGGTTTCATGGAAGATCCATTTTGTCTGAAAGCTCTTGTCGCATGATTCGTGTTCTCCAGATTATGGTCGCGTCCTCCTACAAAGGAGAGGATTCGTCCTGTGCTATTTTCGATCATAATGGCACCTACTTGCACGGGATCATCTTTCAGGATGATTTCGCCCGTACTGATATCCTCTTCCTCCCGTGTGTAAGTGAATCCGTAATGCTCAAATTCTTCTGCTACTTTATTCATTCCGTCGTAAAGATCTTTATCGATTGTCGAATAAATGCGGTACCCGCCCGTACGCATATCACGCTCCGCCAGGATTAGATATTTCTCTGCAAGTTTTTTCTCTTCAGCGAGGCGATCTGCATCGATACCATCTTTCTCAGCGAGGATCTGGGCTAATATATCCTTCGTGCGCTCTTGGATCTCTTGGGTCAAGTATGGATATCGCTCGGTCGCACGTTCAGTCTTTTTAGCAAAGTCCTTTGTGATGTCGTAGGCGATCGCTTCTTCATATTGCTTATCAGTAATATAGCCCGTTTCCTTCATACGGAAGAGGACAGTTTTCATTCGATCGATTCCTGGCTTGATATTTTCCTCTTTCTTTAAGCCGCCGCCATAATAGTTGCTCAGGAAAGGCGTATAAGCAAATGGTGCTTGCGGAATTCCCGCTATATATGCCGCTTGGGGTAAATTAAGTTCCTTTGCTTTCACACCGAAAATGCCTTCTGCAGCAGTTTCGATTCCCGCAATATTTTGTCCCATTGCATTTCTACCATATGGAATGATATTTAGGTAGGCTTCAAGTATCTCTTCTTTTTCCATGAAATGTTCGAGTCGCATGGCGAGCAGGATTTCTTTCGCCTTCCGTTCATAGGAGACTTCATTCGTCAAAATCTGGTTTTTGATAAGTTGTTGGGTGAGTGTTGAACCACCAGTCTGACTAGATGAATTCGTCACGTCTTGAAATAGTCCGCGGAAAATCGCTTTTGGGACGATTCCCTCATGCGATTCAAAATACTCGTCTTCCGTGGCCAAAACGGCATCGATGACAAATGGAGAAACATCCTTCAATGTCGTTTCCTTCCGTTCAATATCGGCATTTACTTTACCTAAATAAATGTCATTGGCAAAATAAATTTCAGATGTCTCCTCATAATTGAAGATGTCTCCCCGCATTTCAGCCTTGGAACGGAGCGGTTCTTTTGCGACGAGTGATGCAAAATAACCGGCACCGACTGAGGCGGCAAATACGCCAAGCGTCAGTCCGAAGACAAGGAAGAGGAGAAAGAGGTTCCAAATGACTCCCGAAGTGATGCGAATTCCTTTTGCCCAACCTTTTTTCTTTAGCGTTTCAAATTTTTCTTCTATGAGATCTATCCTGTTTTTACGTTTTTCACTCAAGTTTTCATCCCCCCTAAAATCCTTCCTATTATAGCACATTTCGTGGAATTCAATAGAAAATGTTTGACAAAGCGATAATTTAGACTACAATAAATCTATCCCGCATTAACTGGCAGCAAGACTCCCACTGGGGTGGGAGATCAACTCCCAGTAAATGCCCGATTGGTTCAACTAACACTCAGAACCCCACTGAGTGAAGTTTCACCTTATATCATTTTTCACATGGTGAGAAAGCCGGAGTAGGAACGGTCGATCCGTATAGAGAGGCAGCGGTTGGTGGAAGCTGTCCGGTACATCGTTTACGAATTACAGCTTTGGAGTGTGGCGCGTACGCGGCGTTAATGCGTCTTAAAGCGGAGAATTTATTTATTCTCAAGCCGGGTGGTACCGCGTTATTTGACTAAATGTCTAACGTCCCTGCATGATTCATTTGAATCGTGTAGGGGCTTTTTTTACATTATGGGAGGGATTTTAATGAAGAGCGTATTGTTGGAAGACTTAAAATGGAGAGGCCTGCTGTATCAGCAGACTGATGAGGAAGGCCTTGAGAAGGTATTGAATGAGGAAAAGATCTCGTTATATTGTGGCGTCGATCCGACAGCAGACAGCATGCATATCGGTCATATCGTCCCGTTATTGACATTGCGCCGTTTTGCATTGCATGGCCACCGTCCGATTTTGCTGGTGGGTGGTGCGACAGGGATGATCGGTGACCCATCTTTCCGTGCCGACGAACGTCAGCTTCTAACAGAAGAACAAGTGGATCAAAATGTGGCAGGACTTCGTAAGCAATTCGAAAGGTTATTCGACTTCAATGGTGAGAATGGCGCAGTCCTCGTCAACAATAATGACTGGATGGGCAACATGAGCGCCATCGATTTCCTTCGAGATTACGGAAAATTGCTTAGCGTCAATTATATGCTTGCAAAAGAGAACGTATCATCTAGGCTCGAAACGGGAATTTCTTTTACCGAGTTCTCTTATATGCTCATTCAAGGCCTTGATTTCAACCATTTGTACAATAATTATGGTTGCCGGGTTCAAATCGGCGGATCTGACCAATGGGGCAATATTACAACAGGCCTTGAAATCATCCGGAAGACGCATGAGGAAGAAGCGAAGGCATTCGGTATCACGATTCCGCTCGTTACGAAAGCGGATGGTACGAAGTTCGGTAAAACGGCAGGCGGCTCCGTCTGGTTGGATGCTGATAAAACATCCCCTTATGAGTTCTACCAATTTTGGATCAACACGGCTGACGCTGATGTCATCAAGTATTTAAAAATCTTCACCTTCATGTCCCGTGAAGAAATTGAAGCGTTGGAGGTTTCTGTCCAAGAGGAACCGCATTTACGGAAAGCGCAGCAAGCACTTGCAGAAGAAATGATGCGTCTCATCCACGGCCAGGATGCGCTTGAACAAGCAATCCGCATTTCAAAAGCATTATTCAGCGGAGATCTGAAGGCGTTGACAGTTGCAGAAATGAAAGACGCATTCAAGGATGTGCCGACAGCAGAACTCGAGAAGTCTGATAAAAACATTGTCGACTTCATCGTCGAAGCTGGTGTTTCTTCTTCCAAGCGACAAGCCCGTGAAGACGTGACAAACGGTGCCATTTCCTTGAATGGAGAAAAAGTGACGGATATCGCATATGAAGTCACTGCTGCAGACCGTTTGGACGATGCGTTTAC
The sequence above is drawn from the Sporosarcina luteola genome and encodes:
- a CDS encoding transglycosylase domain-containing protein, which gives rise to MSEKRKNRIDLIEEKFETLKKKGWAKGIRITSGVIWNLFLLFLVFGLTLGVFAASVGAGYFASLVAKEPLRSKAEMRGDIFNYEETSEIYFANDIYLGKVNADIERKETTLKDVSPFVIDAVLATEDEYFESHEGIVPKAIFRGLFQDVTNSSSQTGGSTLTQQLIKNQILTNEVSYERKAKEILLAMRLEHFMEKEEILEAYLNIIPYGRNAMGQNIAGIETAAEGIFGVKAKELNLPQAAYIAGIPQAPFAYTPFLSNYYGGGLKKEENIKPGIDRMKTVLFRMKETGYITDKQYEEAIAYDITKDFAKKTERATERYPYLTQEIQERTKDILAQILAEKDGIDADRLAEEKKLAEKYLILAERDMRTGGYRIYSTIDKDLYDGMNKVAEEFEHYGFTYTREEEDISTGEIILKDDPVQVGAIMIENSTGRILSFVGGRDHNLENTNHATRAFRQNGSSMKPLLVYAPAIEYGVIGAGSPVVDVKFEVPDNGKTWAPTNYNANVENGIIPARQALAESLNLPTARLYKDIVDRRPAEFLEKMNFTKLTEGDHVHLSVSYGGMDVGVSVEENTNAFATFANGGKFIQSYIIERIEDMSGNVVYEHKTEPVDVFSPETSYIVTDMLRDVIKPGGTGQQLPGFMNFKTDLAAKTGTTNGYGDAWLVGYNPNVSMGLWFGYKDQKRKLYTRKSGAMHPTTRTTMLFGRMMNKVNELKPDIIGAGSTFKQPEGVVSKPFCGISGLAPSAACTTAGLVRSDLFNSKAMLPTEPDDSIINASYVSVKGSRYMALPSTPAEFIVSGGTGVNQAFIDRMLGPWGGDASKLFPSMSVFASGVVSGASFNADDSAPAGVSASLNGSTLVWSESPSNDVIGYYVYRNNERIATVRDGSANSIAVGPGDYYVRAVDITGLLSGGSNIVIVDSPEPPPTTETPDDGKTPPAIPPGNEGNGGDDGNGNEGSGNDDGSTGTGNNGNGNGNNGNNGNGNNNGGGNKPPSDGDDDDEN
- the acsA gene encoding acetate--CoA ligase, translating into MEINNLPVMQGDYQLQDYDQTARDFKWSDAEKEFSWHETGLINIAHEAVDRHANSYRKNKVALFYKDASRKEAYTYNELKRMSNKAANVLTNHSTLEKGDRIFVFMPRSPELYLAILGALKMGTIVGPLFEAFMEGAVYDRLSDSEAKAIVTTPDLLDRIPVDKLPHLKTIFLVGGNIEEDDKHIDFNKHLKNASSHFKVEWLDKESPTLLHYTSGSTGKPKGVLHVQEAMVQQLQTARWVLDLKDEDVFWCTADPGWVTGTAYGIFGPMLAGATSLIVGGRFSTDSWYESIQEYGVTVWYSAPTAFRMLMGAGAGPLEKYDLSSLRHILSVGEPLNPEVIRWGMEVFKLRIHDTWWMTETGAQTICNFGSLPIKMGSMGKAVPGIEAAIVDDRGQVLPPNRMGNLAIKKGWPAMMRQIWNNPEKYDSYFLNDEWYVSGDSAYMDEDGYFFFQGRVDDVIMTSGERVGPFEVESKLLEHPAIVEAGVIGKPDPVRGEIIKAFVALHEGYKPSEELENDIKQFVKKELAAHAAPREIEFKDKLPKTRSGKIMRRVLKAWELNLPTGDLSTMED
- a CDS encoding acetoin utilization protein AcuC, encoding MKDAIFIYSEEQLGYSFSDTHPFNQKRIVLTLDLLRKCNAISDDEIIVPRVATDEELLLVHDSKFIDIVKRAGRGLVSDEVGSVYGIGTEDTPIFPNMHEASAMLVGGTLTAVDEVMEGRAKYALNLGGGLHHGFQGKASGFCVYNDSSVAIKYIQKKYGARVLYIDTDAHHGDGVQWTFYDDPDVCTLSIHETGRYLFPGTGAITERGNGDGYGTSFNFPIDAFTEDESFLEIYKTAIEEVAAFFKPDVILTQNGADAHYFDPLTHLYGTMKIYEEIPRIAREIADRYCDGRWIAVGGGGYDIWRVVPRAWAHVWLAMKQLPAPTGKLPEAWLNAWQDESPVPFIETWQDPNPLYEPIPRKAEITEKNAQMLERALHMVRSQRS
- a CDS encoding acetoin utilization AcuB family protein — protein: MLIEEIMKRDVSSLSPEHTVSDALTIMQKKKIRHLPIVSDDKGLVGIVTDRDLKEVVPSLYSDSRDASVYNIPLSEIMTKNPISGHPMDFVEEAAIIFYDNQIGCLPIVSGGKLVGIITETDLLYKYIELTGVHQPGSQIEVRVPNIPGILFEVSKVFHQHRLNVLSVLVYPDKENEDNKILVIRVKTMNPLTVINGLRANGFEVLWPNVPGIDL
- a CDS encoding GNAT family N-acetyltransferase, which encodes MEHRKTYNAMEVKHKNGDLIIEGPIPGNELANLEFHEHLISFRPPEQQHKALIEIADLPEGRIIIVRDMNQIVGYATYLYPDPLERWSKGKMENLIELGAIEVIPKYRGGGVGKALLEVSMMDDAMEDYIILTTEYYWHWDLKGTKLNVWEYRKVMEKMMNAGGLEYYATDDPEISSHPANCLMARIGKRVDQESIQQFDSLRFMNRFMY
- the tyrS gene encoding tyrosine--tRNA ligase, with protein sequence MKSVLLEDLKWRGLLYQQTDEEGLEKVLNEEKISLYCGVDPTADSMHIGHIVPLLTLRRFALHGHRPILLVGGATGMIGDPSFRADERQLLTEEQVDQNVAGLRKQFERLFDFNGENGAVLVNNNDWMGNMSAIDFLRDYGKLLSVNYMLAKENVSSRLETGISFTEFSYMLIQGLDFNHLYNNYGCRVQIGGSDQWGNITTGLEIIRKTHEEEAKAFGITIPLVTKADGTKFGKTAGGSVWLDADKTSPYEFYQFWINTADADVIKYLKIFTFMSREEIEALEVSVQEEPHLRKAQQALAEEMMRLIHGQDALEQAIRISKALFSGDLKALTVAEMKDAFKDVPTAELEKSDKNIVDFIVEAGVSSSKRQAREDVTNGAISLNGEKVTDIAYEVTAADRLDDAFTIVRRGKKNYKMVKFI